In Drosophila ananassae strain 14024-0371.13 chromosome 3R, ASM1763931v2, whole genome shotgun sequence, the DNA window cccCGTCCCACTCCCCGCACTGCCGCACTCGCTCGTCTCCTTCATCACCGAGGAGACTATCTCCTCGAAGTCCTCGTTCAATCCCCCCTCCATCTTGGCCAGCGCCTTCTCAATTTCGTCGTCCgcctgctgcttctgctgttgctgcaacGCACTGACCGCTATTGCCGCCGATCCAGTGGTTCCAGTCACCGTAACTGTCGTGGAGCTGGGCGCCGTCACTGGCGTGGTCACCGGCGTCACTGTGGTGCCGGTCAGAGAGGTCACCTGCtgttgcggctgctgctgcaccaccttggtaacctgtATGGGACTGCTGGAGGAGAGCTGGTGCGGACTCTTCTCGGACAGGGCGTCCATTGACTCTATACCGCTGTCCTCGCCGCCGCCGTTGTTCCCATGACCTGGCGTTCCACTGCCATTGCTCGCGGGGGAGTTCCGCAGCGTGTTCGGCAACGCAGCCGGGGATGAGGTAGAGGTGGATGTCGACGAGCTGACTGATGCTGAAGCTAACGTCACGGAGGCAACCGATGTGGATGAGGTGCAGGAGGAAGcgatggaggaggaggaaatgGATGTAGAGATCGGGGCGGAAACGGTAACAGAGGCGGGATTCACGGTGGCCACCACCACATTGTTGATGGCGACTGGCAACTTTCTATCACAGATCAGCTGAGTTGTTTGCGTTGTGGTCGTCGACGACGATGTGGTcagtgttgctgttgcagctgccaccgttgccgctgccgctgccgctgctgctgctgctgctgttgctgctgcagctgacGGAGATGAAGTCAAGATGGGAGCCTGCTCTGCAGTAACCTTTGTGATCTCAACACGCTTCAGAGTCGTCGCACTGGGCAACATGGTTACGGCCGCCGCCAGTTgtcgctgctgttgctgctgctgttgttgctgctgctggtgctgctgttgctgttgctgctgttgttgcttctgcagctgcagctgttgcACGGCTGTGATGTATGGCGGCGGCTTATGGTTTTTTGTCATCGGCTTCCCACCCACAATGGGTGTAATCGTCGCCGCTGTTTTGATCGGATTCTTCATCGTTAGCAGCCGATTGTTGTTGCCACTGTtcgagttgttgttgttgttgctgttgatggCACTCAGGGTGATGCTGCTGGGCAGGGATGTGGCAATCTTGctcaactgctgctgctgctgttgctgcaacGTGGCGGGCGTGGGCGTGGTGCCCGTGTTGGAGGAGCCCACAATCATCTGGGAGTCACTGAGGGACTGGGCTTGGGCCTGTGCCTGCGCCTTGTGCGCCTCCACAATGGCACTGATTGTCAGGCCGTTCTTGCCCGCCACAATGGTCCTGGTCTTCGTGTTTGCCGGCCCTCCTGTCTGCAGCTGCTGGGGCAGTGCCGTCGGTGTCGTGGTCTTCTGTATCAGCAGGGGCAGGCCATTGATGTGGGCCGGAGGCGTAAGCTTGGCCTGCTTGTTGTCGGCTAACGACTCCAGCAGCAGCTGTTGCTGCGGCTGATCGCTGTAGCTGCGCTTCAGTTGGCGCTCATCGCCAGCAGGCTCCTGGTTCTGGCCCTTCTTGCGATCTTTCCGGGTGTTCTTCACCACCACCGTGGAGTTCTTGCCACGCAATCGGATCTGCAGGGGAGGCACACGCGGTTCGTTGATGCCCTGAACAcccggctgctgctgctgttgttgcggCTGAAAGTTGCCACCAACTGTGTGTTGCAGCTGCTGTTGGAGAGtttgcggctgctgctgctggtgttgcaaCTGAGGTGGTTGTTGTTGgacttgttgttgctgtggcTGTAGCTGTTGCATCGTCGTCTGTTgcatctgctgctgctgctggggatGCTGTTGAGTCGGCAACGTCAACAGTTGCGTCTGCAGGGGCAGCTGTTGTTGCAAGTGATTGTTGGTAACCaggggctgctgctgctgttgctgtagttgttgttgcggttGCTGGTTGATGAGCAACTGCCCCTCGGTGTCAACCTTGTCTAGCTTCACCCGCAGCTTCAGCTTCTCCTCGGCCGCCTTCGTCTTGGCGTTGCCCTTCGCCCGTTCCCGCTTCGGCTTCGGCGTGGCAGTGGCATCCTTCGCCTTGCGCTCCTTAACCCCCTGCTGCAGCTTCTCGCGCAGCAGATTCGATTTCGCCTTCTTGCTGCCCGCTCCTCCGCCAATGCTCGCCGTCACCGACTGTGGCGAGTTCAGCCCAATGAGCGGTGAACTGTTGCTGGAACGCGGCGAGTTCTCTCCCCCCATCAGGTTGCTGTGATTCGCCTTCAGCACTGGCGTTTTCCTGGCCCGACTCGTGGCTGATTTGTTAGAGGCTATCGAGTCACGGGAGCGCTCCTGATCACTGCCCATTCCCAACGGCAGCTGTTGCGCCGAGTTGGAGTCCTCCTCGGAGAACAGATTGTTGGGCAGGAGCATGTCGTTGGCGGGATTGAAGCCGAAGTTGCTCATCCCACCGGATATGTTGGAGCGGAACTGCAGCTGGGCAGTCTCCTGCTCAGCCTCCGTGTCGCTGTCGTCGCTGGCCATGGGCTCCATGTCGCCAGTGTGCGGATTGATTATGAACTGCTTCTGAGGAGGCCTCTGTTGCGGCTGGACGTGCTGCACTTGcatctgttgctgctgtcgtTGCACCATttgcagttgttgttgctgctgctgttgcagttgcatttGCCGCTGAACCTGTGCCTGTTGCTGCCTCTGTTGCATTTGCGGCAACTGTTGCTGCCGTTGTTGCATGATCATTTGCTGCTGTAGTTGTTgaggttgctgctgctgctgctgctggtaggGCATCTGCAACATTTGTGGCTGCTGCATCACAGcagactgctgctgctgttgctgctggggaTCTAGTGGCGCTTCCTGCAACGTGCTGAGGGCATCCCCAACATCCATCCCCACCGCCGACAGGTTATCCTCTATTAGATCCAAGTCCAGATCCTTGGCATCCTGCAACAGCGATTCGAGCTCATTCTTATCCTCCAGACTGAACGTCGAGTCCAGATCACAGTTCAGAGTTGGCAACAGGGCGTCCAGGTCGTTGGTCGTCAGCGCATCCAGCACAGATAGCGACATCAGCGAATCCTgagcctgctgctgctgctgttgctgtgtcggctgctgctgctgctgctgtgccTGTTGAGTGGTTGGCAACTGTTGAgttggctgctgctgctgcggctgctgttgctgctgctgtggttgctgttgctgctgccccgGCATATTaacttgttgctgctgctgctggagatTGTACTGCATCTGGTATCTGGTGAACTCCTGAAAACTGCTCTTCGTGGCCGAGTCCATCGGCTTGTTGATCCCGGCCAGCGGCCAGCGAGAGTTGGCTGCCGCCTGGTTATAATCCGGTGGCGGCGCTGCAGGTACATGGTGTCCCAGCTCGCTGGGAACGGCGGATCCGGGCGTaggttgctgttgctgttgcggtggcggctgttgctgctgctgctgtggcgcCATCAGCGGACTGTGCATCGAGTGGTGACTGGAGGCAGGCGATAGTGCAGGTCCCAGGGGCGAGGCCCCGCTCATAAATTGTTGCTGCTGTACCGGCGATGCTTGTGGCATGGGCAGCGTCATCATtcgctgctgttgttgttgttgctgctgctgctgcggatGAGGTGGCGGAGGAGCCAGAGGCAATGCACCAGGTCGCAATTGCGGCTGCTGTctcaactgctgctgctgctgttgctgcatgGAATTCAAACCCATGTTGTTGAAGCAATCTGTTGGGaagattttttatcaattaatCTTTTACTTTcaaggaaattaaataaaatacttaCCAGGCGCAGTGGGaaactgttgctgttgttgtgatTGCCCTGGCAAaggctgctgttgttgttgttgcggttGCATAAAccgcagttgctgctgctgttgctgttggcgTTGAAGTTGCTGTCGCATGGCCACAGCCTGCGGAGACATTTGCTGCTGTTGAAAGCGaacttgctgttgttgctgcacttGCACTTGcacctgctgttgctgctgttgagTATACAAATGATTGCTGTTGCCGCTGGGACTGAGCATtgcctgttgctgttgctgctgcaaaCTCCGCATCACCACGTTGGGCGGGCAGGGAACCTGCGGCGTCTGAGGAGTTGTTGGAGAGGAAGGCACCACCGGACTGAGAACATCGCTCATTAGGAAGTCGTTTGGCGTCGCTGGACCAGACGAGCGCATCGGAGAGTTCATCATTTGCGCTCCGCTGGGACTCATGCcgatctgctgctgctggggcgACTTGAGCTGGTTCGGATTCGAGTTCGACATGGCATTGCCGTCGTTCTGCAGCAGATTAACTAACAGCGGCGACGATATGGCAATGTTGTTGCTGCCCGTCGACGTTGCCGCAGGCAGCGGCTGCTGGTGGGGGAGTTGCTGCTGCGAATGCTGATGGGGATGCGGCGGAGGAGGCGGCGGATGAGTCTGCAGCGGACTGGAGGCGGGCACAATCGCAGGCTTAGCTATGGCTATGGGTGAGCTGCTGCCTGAAGTGGCAGTGGTAGCTCCCAATCCCGGATATGGCGGCGGTGGTGGCTGAATAAACTGAGATTTGCTGCCAGTAGGTGTCAGCTCGCCATTCTGCTGCGACGacggctgctgctgttgctgttgtggcgGCGGGTTTTTCAGCACCTTCAGCGTCACGTTGGGTGGCGGCAGAGGCGGGCCCAGGGCACCGGCACTCGCTCCACCAATCTCCCTGCCCTGCTGCAAGACTCTCGCCTGTCGCATGCTCTCGAATGGGAAATCCCTCGTTCCCGATGGCGTTGGCAGCAGGACGGGCACTTTGCCCTCCATCGGACACACTGTGTTTGGCGATTTGAACACAGGCGGTGTCTGCTGGGACGGCATCTTCGGCTGGCCCGCTCTCCTTTGCTGGACTGAGATTGCATCATTGGAAACATTTTGGGGCAGCTGCACGGTCCTCTGTTGCAACTGCGgatgctgctgcagctgttgttgttgcagatAGGCAGAGGCAGCTTTACTGGTGCTGGGTCCATCAAAACTCGGGGACAGAGCCACAAGGCTCTTGTTGTTGCCGGAAGACGAGCCAGCCGCCTCAAGTGTCTCGTTTACATTATCTGCTGGTGAAGGAGGTGGTTTAgtataaaaatgaatttattacGATTTTAGTATGGTTTTGGATGACTTACCCTTGATTAACTTAATATCCTGTCCTCCAACTTTCAAAGTTATCACAGAATCGCCCTCGAACTGCACGGACTGAATGTTGAGGGCGCGCAGTTCGGGATTTCCCTCGGCGGCCAATTGGCGCAGCCGTTGAGCTGCATCCCAGGGGAGCGACACCAATATCCGCACCAGTGACGGTTCAAGCTGCTGCAATTTCATTTCGCaatattaaaacatttaattaaagGAATTGCGGCAAGAGGAAGAGTATGGAGCAGTGAAATTGCTAGTGGTGGCCGCCCCGAGCAACTATCGATAGGCAGCACATATCGGCTGGTGCTGCTGCACGCaacactaacacacacacacacacatgcactgGCACAGCAACAAACCATTGGAAATCACATTTTAAGGCcaaacatttaaataattgcCGATTGAAAAGTAATTCCAACAAATCTTTAAtcttttattgtttaaataaaGTAGTCTCTTGtggtttcccttttttatgctaCTGTTTGTACTGCTGCACGCCAGAACGGGATAGCTATAGAGGACTCTCATTGGAAATTCCAACAACAATTTGTTCAAAAACAGGGCCCTCTAATGGGCATTTAAGCCAAAAGGCGGCATAAAATAAGCCAACCGACTGCAGTTGGCTGAATTTTCCACGCGGGGCATATAAAAGCGGGTGGTTGGGGGGGGCCACAGGTTGCATTTTCCCATGCGTGCGTGCGTTTCCATCCGTCGTCTCCTCTGTTATCGATACCAGTATCGAAGTCGTCGCCATTTTCTCTTGGAagggtgtgcgtgtgtgtgtgtacgaTAGTGCGCTGGTGTTGGTGGCAGAGGGAAAAGGTAACCAAAATACTTGCCCGCTGAAGGCGGTGGGGGGGCTTAAAGGGGGGCGCCTCACAAAAATGGGAAGAAATAAAAGACGCATGAGGTGGACTTGGTTAGCCCAAAGTGCAAGAACTTCTGCTGGATTTCTGGCACTAGATTTGGAATGAAATTTCTGCGTGGGTGACGCAAGTGACCCTTCCCCTCCTCAAAGTAACATAACCCCCACCCACCCAACCCTTTCGGACAAGTGCAATAATCGCAGATCAGCTGttcggcaaaaaaaaaaaagtgcaagaaaggCAAAGGCAAAGCCGAAACGAAAGGAGGCACAACACTCACCTGTTTAAGTGGCATATCATCACACGACAATCGCACGCGTCGTAGGTTTAATTGGTAATAGAACGCTGCTCAATTTTCGCATCTAGAACGGGAGACTTTCGTACGCGATGGAGATGAAATTTCAGGTGGCGTCCTTTGCGTTTAAACAATTGCATATTGGCATTACATTCAActtgtattttgtattatttgttATGGATTTGCACTTTGTTCCGGGTATTGTTTTCCTACGATTCTATCCATTCGtggttgttggtgttgttgttgggcTCACTCACTAGTTTTCGTCGCTCAATTTAACCTCTGCGACATTGTTTTTGGGCATTTTCCACCGCagctactttttttttttttagtagtAGGCCtcactaacacacacactcgcgtTCACacaacactcacacacacacgcacacacacattgACAACGTGCGGGGCGCGGGCAGGGCTCGCTAGCGATTCCGATTCGGATACGGGGATACGGATTTTCCTGCGTCACTTTTCTAGCCCCAATCCTGACCAAATTCATCCGTTTCCCGCTAACAGATTATCGTTCACAGTTCTTTACGGCCTTTAGTGCCCTTATTGTTTTCCATTTCACTCGAGGCGCTACGATAATATATTGCTTTTCAGAGGCGcccgaattttttttctcgtttCTGGGCAGCACATTCGGATGGTAATTTAACACGAATCGCGATCGTTTGGCTTCTGGTTAACCCTACACGGACGTAGTCAAAGGTTCGTGGTTGCTTTTTAGCCTATTGCTAAAGCTGGGGCGCTATGTTTTTCTTGCTTATTTTGTACAAAAATCCTCGTAATTATAGAAATTCCACGAACAATAACAACCGATTTTCGGGGTAGCCAGTTGTcgccatttttattttccagcCAGAGATGCCAATCGGTTTGCTGCCGATGGAATGCACTAAATATGCCCAAAATGAGTGTTTTTAGAGACGGCTAGAACGATAGTTGGCTATCGTTAAAAAACTGTGGAAGAcagtaaaatttaaatatttcagttaaaTATGACTTGTTACataatattttacatattGGATCGGAATGaataatcaaaatatttgTGTGTCTTTATGGTTTTGATTAGGAAATACTTGAACGGTTCTAAGTAccgaaaataatttaataaatattttggttttaaaattgcatttgtgtttgaatcataaatattcttaaaaatatgTTGAATCAATCATgagttttttataatataaaataagtatatttaaaagaaacaaaaattatacaacactgttttattttcaaaacattccATCCCTAGAGTATCGATTGTGATTGAAGTTCCATCCCTGGCAATTGACTATTTTTCTGCAATGTGAGTACATAACCGAATAATCCTTAAAAACCGCTTTACATTTGAGTTTTCGGAccaataaatgtataatagcAAGATTTTTTACTGTCTTCCTTAGCCTAAACAGTGTTTTCATTTTGTGACATTCCTGTCATGGCCTGCCTGCACCTTCCTTAAGAACCTTACGTAACTGATGACCAATACAGTACaatttccttatttttttgcagaaaCGACATGGCCAACACACCAGCAACCTCCAGCAGCGCCGGCCCTGTGCTCCGTGGCCTCCACAATGCCACCATCAAGCGCAACCTGGCTGTGGCTCTCGGTCTGTCCGCAATTGTGACCGTTGCCTACAAGCTCCTGATCAACGACCCCAAGAAGGCCGCCTACGCCGAGTTCTACCAGTAATTAACCCATTTCAATATTAACCTTGATTCCTTAACCTATGGATCTATAATCTTTGCAGGAAATACGACGCCAACAAGTCGTTCGAGCGTATGAAGGCCGCTGGCCGTTTCCAGTCCTGCTAGGCACCCACAACCCAAGTAGTCTAAGTCTAAAGATGTTGCGATTTCAAAGTGTTACGCTTCTGTATTGAAAAGTAAATAGATTTGAGTCTACGTACGATCTTGGCAATGTTTTACTTCcggtttatatatattttggtgTGGTTCAATTTTTTGAATCATATGTTTCTCCTGTGACTtcttttttgtactttttcaAATTCTAGATATGAATTCATGTGATTGAAAACAAGtccatttatattattaagatCTTTATTTTACTCGTATTTACAAACTTATAGAAGTAGTgcacaaaacaaacacaaagcCACACCAGTCGTCACATCATAAAGCGACAAATTGATGAAAACACATCTAAAATCTAATGGCAAAGTCCTTGTAGTCCAGTCGGCTGAGGTTGCCCTGGTTTCGCAGCTCGCATCGATCGATTTGGCAGCCAGGAGATCCCTCGCTGGACAGCCAGGTGACCCTGTTTGGAAAATACGTTATTATAGTTCATAGTGGCTACTATGAAATACCCACATCTTTTCGACCTCCTCCTTGGGACCCTGCATCTTGCCCACAATGGTGCCCGCCTTGCTGTTTTTCACCCAGCCCGTGATTCCTGCCTTGGTGCAGCGGTCGCGGGTATCTTTTGTGAGATTCAGGCCTGCCGGTTGGTTAAAGATATATCTTATTATTTGGTATAGTCTAGCGAAAGT includes these proteins:
- the LOC6498324 gene encoding nuclear receptor coactivator 6 isoform X1, whose protein sequence is MPLKQQLEPSLVRILVSLPWDAAQRLRQLAAEGNPELRALNIQSVQFEGDSVITLKVGGQDIKLIKADNVNETLEAAGSSSGNNKSLVALSPSFDGPSTSKAASAYLQQQQLQQHPQLQQRTVQLPQNVSNDAISVQQRRAGQPKMPSQQTPPVFKSPNTVCPMEGKVPVLLPTPSGTRDFPFESMRQARVLQQGREIGGASAGALGPPLPPPNVTLKVLKNPPPQQQQQQPSSQQNGELTPTGSKSQFIQPPPPPYPGLGATTATSGSSSPIAIAKPAIVPASSPLQTHPPPPPPHPHQHSQQQLPHQQPLPAATSTGSNNIAISSPLLVNLLQNDGNAMSNSNPNQLKSPQQQQIGMSPSGAQMMNSPMRSSGPATPNDFLMSDVLSPVVPSSPTTPQTPQVPCPPNVVMRSLQQQQQQAMLSPSGNSNHLYTQQQQQQVQVQVQQQQQVRFQQQQMSPQAVAMRQQLQRQQQQQQQLRFMQPQQQQQQPLPGQSQQQQQFPTAPDCFNNMGLNSMQQQQQQQLRQQPQLRPGALPLAPPPPHPQQQQQQQQQQRMMTLPMPQASPVQQQQFMSGASPLGPALSPASSHHSMHSPLMAPQQQQQQPPPQQQQQPTPGSAVPSELGHHVPAAPPPDYNQAAANSRWPLAGINKPMDSATKSSFQEFTRYQMQYNLQQQQQQVNMPGQQQQQPQQQQQQPQQQQPTQQLPTTQQAQQQQQQPTQQQQQQQAQDSLMSLSVLDALTTNDLDALLPTLNCDLDSTFSLEDKNELESLLQDAKDLDLDLIEDNLSAVGMDVGDALSTLQEAPLDPQQQQQQQSAVMQQPQMLQMPYQQQQQQQPQQLQQQMIMQQRQQQLPQMQQRQQQAQVQRQMQLQQQQQQQLQMVQRQQQQMQVQHVQPQQRPPQKQFIINPHTGDMEPMASDDSDTEAEQETAQLQFRSNISGGMSNFGFNPANDMLLPNNLFSEEDSNSAQQLPLGMGSDQERSRDSIASNKSATSRARKTPVLKANHSNLMGGENSPRSSNSSPLIGLNSPQSVTASIGGGAGSKKAKSNLLREKLQQGVKERKAKDATATPKPKRERAKGNAKTKAAEEKLKLRVKLDKVDTEGQLLINQQPQQQLQQQQQQPLVTNNHLQQQLPLQTQLLTLPTQQHPQQQQQMQQTTMQQLQPQQQQVQQQPPQLQHQQQQPQTLQQQLQHTVGGNFQPQQQQQQPGVQGINEPRVPPLQIRLRGKNSTVVVKNTRKDRKKGQNQEPAGDERQLKRSYSDQPQQQLLLESLADNKQAKLTPPAHINGLPLLIQKTTTPTALPQQLQTGGPANTKTRTIVAGKNGLTISAIVEAHKAQAQAQAQSLSDSQMIVGSSNTGTTPTPATLQQQQQQQLSKIATSLPSSITLSAINSNNNNNSNSGNNNRLLTMKNPIKTAATITPIVGGKPMTKNHKPPPYITAVQQLQLQKQQQQQQQQQHQQQQQQQQQQQRQLAAAVTMLPSATTLKRVEITKVTAEQAPILTSSPSAAAATAAAAAAAAAAATVAAATATLTTSSSTTTTQTTQLICDRKLPVAINNVVVATVNPASVTVSAPISTSISSSSIASSCTSSTSVASVTLASASVSSSTSTSTSSPAALPNTLRNSPASNGSGTPGHGNNGGGEDSGIESMDALSEKSPHQLSSSSPIQVTKVVQQQPQQQVTSLTGTTVTPVTTPVTAPSSTTVTVTGTTGSAAIAVSALQQQQKQQADDEIEKALAKMEGGLNEDFEEIVSSVMKETSECGSAGSGTGTGTGTGGFLNNLENSLPTTTVATAAPVAQTTTNTSTVKLNGEHHILEHDDLIKKLTESKQSTARMEVRVKMEEVPPLLSIKKEPSANLKPVVKMEVKVEQKAEPKAEVKQEEKTPSEKLHPETNAVSLQPISIEIPAQADGESPRIRTRASSRLESPLDAAKASPEATATAAATPGLAKSLSRASSNASPRTVVTPIPNHNNNNKRRRPESESEPEAADTKRARVSSGNGSASNNTAPTANSNSNSSTPAEAAADGNTGGGTVLSKKIEIESSDSDEPLIEVAGKVRNSKQAQVEVNEAAAAATPAAATPGSVVEKHVTRRNAQQQQQNKTNNNAAGATPALGNQRTVKAQVATGNTSTASSNHSSNANSPSVPNSSVASTTPGGAVVTTAQSNSASIPNVVHATRGATAAAASTTNSNHNASNTTSPSDEKIGTRRSVRASAAANKIIYGRSNAAAAAAAAAAAAEPKGTPGKAGAAGGVNSVSAGIVESVAEARRKTRSAVIGESMLTEGRRRRTSRDYK
- the LOC6498324 gene encoding nuclear receptor coactivator 6 isoform X2: MPLKQQLEPSLVRILVSLPWDAAQRLRQLAAEGNPELRALNIQSVQFEGDSVITLKVGGQDIKLIKDNVNETLEAAGSSSGNNKSLVALSPSFDGPSTSKAASAYLQQQQLQQHPQLQQRTVQLPQNVSNDAISVQQRRAGQPKMPSQQTPPVFKSPNTVCPMEGKVPVLLPTPSGTRDFPFESMRQARVLQQGREIGGASAGALGPPLPPPNVTLKVLKNPPPQQQQQQPSSQQNGELTPTGSKSQFIQPPPPPYPGLGATTATSGSSSPIAIAKPAIVPASSPLQTHPPPPPPHPHQHSQQQLPHQQPLPAATSTGSNNIAISSPLLVNLLQNDGNAMSNSNPNQLKSPQQQQIGMSPSGAQMMNSPMRSSGPATPNDFLMSDVLSPVVPSSPTTPQTPQVPCPPNVVMRSLQQQQQQAMLSPSGNSNHLYTQQQQQQVQVQVQQQQQVRFQQQQMSPQAVAMRQQLQRQQQQQQQLRFMQPQQQQQQPLPGQSQQQQQFPTAPDCFNNMGLNSMQQQQQQQLRQQPQLRPGALPLAPPPPHPQQQQQQQQQQRMMTLPMPQASPVQQQQFMSGASPLGPALSPASSHHSMHSPLMAPQQQQQQPPPQQQQQPTPGSAVPSELGHHVPAAPPPDYNQAAANSRWPLAGINKPMDSATKSSFQEFTRYQMQYNLQQQQQQVNMPGQQQQQPQQQQQQPQQQQPTQQLPTTQQAQQQQQQPTQQQQQQQAQDSLMSLSVLDALTTNDLDALLPTLNCDLDSTFSLEDKNELESLLQDAKDLDLDLIEDNLSAVGMDVGDALSTLQEAPLDPQQQQQQQSAVMQQPQMLQMPYQQQQQQQPQQLQQQMIMQQRQQQLPQMQQRQQQAQVQRQMQLQQQQQQQLQMVQRQQQQMQVQHVQPQQRPPQKQFIINPHTGDMEPMASDDSDTEAEQETAQLQFRSNISGGMSNFGFNPANDMLLPNNLFSEEDSNSAQQLPLGMGSDQERSRDSIASNKSATSRARKTPVLKANHSNLMGGENSPRSSNSSPLIGLNSPQSVTASIGGGAGSKKAKSNLLREKLQQGVKERKAKDATATPKPKRERAKGNAKTKAAEEKLKLRVKLDKVDTEGQLLINQQPQQQLQQQQQQPLVTNNHLQQQLPLQTQLLTLPTQQHPQQQQQMQQTTMQQLQPQQQQVQQQPPQLQHQQQQPQTLQQQLQHTVGGNFQPQQQQQQPGVQGINEPRVPPLQIRLRGKNSTVVVKNTRKDRKKGQNQEPAGDERQLKRSYSDQPQQQLLLESLADNKQAKLTPPAHINGLPLLIQKTTTPTALPQQLQTGGPANTKTRTIVAGKNGLTISAIVEAHKAQAQAQAQSLSDSQMIVGSSNTGTTPTPATLQQQQQQQLSKIATSLPSSITLSAINSNNNNNSNSGNNNRLLTMKNPIKTAATITPIVGGKPMTKNHKPPPYITAVQQLQLQKQQQQQQQQQHQQQQQQQQQQQRQLAAAVTMLPSATTLKRVEITKVTAEQAPILTSSPSAAAATAAAAAAAAAAATVAAATATLTTSSSTTTTQTTQLICDRKLPVAINNVVVATVNPASVTVSAPISTSISSSSIASSCTSSTSVASVTLASASVSSSTSTSTSSPAALPNTLRNSPASNGSGTPGHGNNGGGEDSGIESMDALSEKSPHQLSSSSPIQVTKVVQQQPQQQVTSLTGTTVTPVTTPVTAPSSTTVTVTGTTGSAAIAVSALQQQQKQQADDEIEKALAKMEGGLNEDFEEIVSSVMKETSECGSAGSGTGTGTGTGGFLNNLENSLPTTTVATAAPVAQTTTNTSTVKLNGEHHILEHDDLIKKLTESKQSTARMEVRVKMEEVPPLLSIKKEPSANLKPVVKMEVKVEQKAEPKAEVKQEEKTPSEKLHPETNAVSLQPISIEIPAQADGESPRIRTRASSRLESPLDAAKASPEATATAAATPGLAKSLSRASSNASPRTVVTPIPNHNNNNKRRRPESESEPEAADTKRARVSSGNGSASNNTAPTANSNSNSSTPAEAAADGNTGGGTVLSKKIEIESSDSDEPLIEVAGKVRNSKQAQVEVNEAAAAATPAAATPGSVVEKHVTRRNAQQQQQNKTNNNAAGATPALGNQRTVKAQVATGNTSTASSNHSSNANSPSVPNSSVASTTPGGAVVTTAQSNSASIPNVVHATRGATAAAASTTNSNHNASNTTSPSDEKIGTRRSVRASAAANKIIYGRSNAAAAAAAAAAAAEPKGTPGKAGAAGGVNSVSAGIVESVAEARRKTRSAVIGESMLTEGRRRRTSRDYK
- the LOC6497214 gene encoding cytochrome c oxidase subunit 6C, which encodes MANTPATSSSAGPVLRGLHNATIKRNLAVALGLSAIVTVAYKLLINDPKKAAYAEFYQKYDANKSFERMKAAGRFQSC
- the LOC6498323 gene encoding acylphosphatase-2, coding for MGIPDIRQLVTLDFEVYGHVQGLNLTKDTRDRCTKAGITGWVKNSKAGTIVGKMQGPKEEVEKMVTWLSSEGSPGCQIDRCELRNQGNLSRLDYKDFAIRF